The proteins below are encoded in one region of Streptomyces marianii:
- a CDS encoding PhoX family protein: MRRMLPLLSSNHAGGRSALTCRYRCGDACFHEVPNTSDNEYAGDVIAATLSRRSMMRTAAVVTVATAAGGAVVAQNAPSAQAAAVPAAGDARHGGHGGGTRDGARGLRFTPVGPNTADKVTVPEGYAQNVVIRWGEPILRGAPAFDADRQTAGAQAGQFGYNNDFLSLLPLREHGRQVLVANHEYTDEQLMFKGYDAANPTREQVEIAWAAHGLSVVVVQEERRSGKLTPVTRHWLNRRLTATSEFRLTGPAAGSALLKTSADPTGTKVLGTLNNCAGGTTPWGTTLHGEENFNQYFANGTSATDKRYGLTTGATERKWERFDKRFDAAQEPNESHRFGWVVELDPYDPDSTPRKRTALGRFKHEAAQPRLTRDGRPVVYMGDDERFDYFYKFVSSKRMRKGGSRAARAHNLTLLDEGTLYVAKLTGDSPQDIDGTGKLPNDGEFDGSGVWIPLATGDVSHVPGMTAEEVYVFTRLAGDKVGATKMDRPEDVEPSPRTGRVYVALTNNTDRGKAGKPGADEANPRNLNKHGQILELAEHWDDPSSDGFAWRLFLVAGDPEDPATYFAGYPKEKVSPISCPDNVAFDPHGNLWISTDGAQLGSHDGLFGVATTGERRGELKQFLTVPKGAETCGPIIQDRRVIVAVQHPGEIDGATVEKPASVWPDGPGRLVRPSVVAVYRKDGRDIGV; encoded by the coding sequence GTGCGCAGAATGCTGCCGCTCCTGAGCTCGAACCACGCGGGCGGTCGTTCCGCTCTCACCTGCCGGTACCGCTGTGGGGACGCCTGCTTCCACGAGGTGCCGAACACCAGCGACAACGAGTACGCCGGTGACGTCATCGCCGCGACGCTGTCGCGGCGTTCGATGATGCGCACCGCCGCTGTCGTGACCGTCGCCACCGCCGCCGGCGGTGCCGTGGTCGCGCAGAACGCGCCGTCCGCGCAGGCAGCCGCCGTGCCCGCCGCCGGTGACGCCCGCCACGGCGGACACGGGGGCGGCACGCGCGACGGCGCCCGCGGTCTGCGCTTCACGCCGGTCGGGCCCAACACCGCCGACAAGGTGACGGTTCCCGAGGGGTACGCCCAGAACGTGGTGATCCGCTGGGGCGAGCCGATCCTGCGCGGCGCGCCCGCGTTCGACGCCGACCGGCAGACGGCCGGGGCGCAGGCAGGCCAGTTCGGCTACAACAACGACTTCCTCAGCCTGCTGCCGCTGCGCGAGCACGGCCGCCAGGTGCTCGTGGCCAACCACGAGTACACGGACGAGCAGCTGATGTTCAAAGGCTACGACGCCGCCAACCCGACCCGCGAGCAGGTCGAGATCGCCTGGGCCGCGCACGGCCTCTCCGTGGTCGTCGTCCAGGAGGAGCGCAGGAGCGGCAAGCTCACGCCCGTCACCCGCCACTGGCTCAACCGCCGTCTGACGGCTACGAGCGAGTTCCGCCTCACGGGCCCCGCCGCGGGCAGCGCCCTGCTCAAGACGTCCGCCGACCCGACCGGAACCAAGGTCCTCGGTACGCTCAACAACTGTGCCGGCGGTACGACCCCCTGGGGTACCACGCTCCACGGCGAGGAGAACTTCAACCAGTACTTCGCCAACGGCACCAGCGCCACCGACAAGCGCTACGGCCTGACCACCGGCGCCACCGAGCGCAAGTGGGAGCGCTTCGACAAGCGCTTCGACGCGGCCCAGGAGCCCAACGAGTCGCACCGCTTCGGCTGGGTCGTCGAGCTCGACCCGTACGACCCGGACTCCACGCCCCGAAAGCGCACGGCCCTCGGCCGTTTCAAGCACGAGGCCGCGCAGCCCCGGCTGACCCGGGACGGCCGCCCGGTCGTGTACATGGGCGACGACGAGCGCTTCGACTACTTCTACAAGTTCGTCTCGTCGAAGCGGATGCGGAAGGGCGGCAGCCGTGCCGCCCGCGCGCACAACCTGACGCTGCTGGACGAGGGCACGCTGTACGTCGCGAAGCTCACCGGAGACTCCCCCCAGGACATCGACGGCACCGGCAAGCTCCCGAACGACGGCGAGTTCGACGGCAGCGGTGTGTGGATCCCTCTGGCCACCGGTGACGTCTCGCACGTCCCGGGCATGACCGCCGAGGAGGTGTACGTCTTCACCCGCCTCGCCGGCGACAAGGTCGGTGCCACCAAGATGGACCGCCCCGAGGACGTCGAGCCGAGCCCGCGCACGGGCCGCGTGTACGTGGCGCTGACCAACAACACCGACCGGGGCAAGGCCGGCAAGCCGGGTGCGGACGAGGCCAACCCCCGCAACCTCAACAAGCACGGCCAGATCCTGGAGCTCGCCGAACACTGGGACGACCCGTCCTCCGACGGCTTCGCCTGGCGGCTGTTCCTGGTCGCGGGCGACCCGGAGGACCCGGCCACGTACTTCGCCGGCTACCCGAAGGAGAAGGTCAGCCCGATCTCCTGCCCGGACAACGTGGCCTTCGACCCGCACGGCAACCTGTGGATCTCCACCGACGGCGCCCAGCTGGGCTCGCACGACGGCCTGTTCGGGGTCGCGACGACCGGCGAGCGCCGGGGTGAGCTGAAGCAGTTCCTCACGGTGCCGAAGGGCGCCGAGACCTGCGGCCCGATCATCCAGGACCGCCGGGTGATCGTCGCCGTCCAGCACCCCGGGGAGATCGACGGGGCGACCGTCGAGAAGCCCGCATCGGTGTGGCCCGACGGACCGGGCCGCCTCGTGCGCCCGTCGGTCGTCGCCGTCTACCGCAAGGACGGCCGCGACATCGGCGTCTGA